Proteins co-encoded in one Sebastes umbrosus isolate fSebUmb1 chromosome 20, fSebUmb1.pri, whole genome shotgun sequence genomic window:
- the nog3 gene encoding noggin-3 — translation MDNPGWFWTVLVLVLVVSQCACQQTHYLVRPVPSDTLPVLDLQEDPDPLLDPQDQDLNQTELRSLLGGFDPLAMSLSPPEDSGTTEDLEDSGPEPTPRDLLRVLELRVLQSEVQPGPGPGPGRRLLRRLQVLLRSGTGTGSGTGSWTGCALRESWTDLGIRFWPRYLKVGSCSRIRSCSVPEGMFCRPSRSRYRTVLRWSCTRRRRGRGGLKGLRCNWIRIHYPVITQCTCSCRDT, via the coding sequence ATGGATAACCCGGGTTGGTTCTGGACCGTGCTCGTGCTCGTGCTCGTGGTGTCTCAGTGCGCGTGCCAGCAGACCCACTACCTGGTCCGTCCCGTCCCCAGCGACACCCTGCCGGTCCTGGACCTGCAGGAGGATCCGGACCCGCTGCTTGACCCGCAGGACCAGGACCTGAACcagacggagctccgcagcctGCTGGGGGGGTTTGACCCGCTGGCCATGTCCCTGTCCCCTCCGGAGGACTCGGGGACCACAGAGGACCTGGAGGACTCCGGACCGGAACCAACCCCCAGAGACCTCCTCCGGGTCCTGGAGCTCCGGGTCCTGCAGTCTGAGGTCCAgcccggtcccggtcccggtcccggtaGGAGGCTGCTGCGGCGGCTGCAGGTTCTGCTCCGGTCCGGTACCGGTACCGGGTCCGGTACCGGGTCCTGGACCGGCTGCGCGCTGCGGGAGTCCTGGACCGACCTGGGGATCCGGTTCTGGCCTCGCTACCTGAAGGTGGGCAGCTGCTCCAGGATCAGGTCCTGCTCGGTCCCTGAGGGGATGTTCTGCAGACCCAGCAGGTCCCGGTACCGGACCGTGCTGCGCTGGAGCtgcacgaggaggaggagggggagggggggtctgAAGGGTCTGAGGTGCAACTGGATCCGGATCCACTACCCGGTCATCACCCAGTGCACCTGCTCCtgcagagacacctga